Part of the Methanobrevibacter sp. genome, ACAACTAAAAGGGAATAAACTCCGGCTTTTGATGGAGTGTAGGATAATCTTGCAATACCTTTGTCCACATTTGCCTCACCTATTTTTGTCTCTCCTTCATAGAAAATAATAACTCCTTCGCTGACCTGATCAACACTTCCGGTTCCGGCAATCAATGTCATTGCTTTACCTTCGGTTCCATTTAAATTGGCGGTTATTACTTTGGTTTTGGCTTTATTGATAAGTATTGTAGCTGTTTTTGTCATGCTGTCATGATTAGCATCCTTAACTGTAGTTACAGTTAAAGTATGGGTTCCAACATCCAATTTAGGAAATATTATTTTATTTCCGCTTACTTCAACAGATTTACCGTCAATTTTTGCGGTGAACTTAGGACCGTTTGTGTTCACGGTCATGTTGTATGAATCACCGTATCTTAAGGTAACATCACGTATATCGCTTAGATAATCATTTTTAATAACGGTTATTGTAGATGATTTAGTTACCGGATTGTGATTGGAATCAGGAATTGTTGTAACTGTTAATGTATGGGTTCCTACATCAAGTTTTGGAATAATCACTACATTTCCAACTATTTCTGCAGTTTCTCCGTCAATTTTTGCAGTGAATCCTTTTGCTCCGGAAGTTTGCACGGTTATGTTTGAATCGCTTCCGTATTTTACATTAATATTATCAACGCCAATTACTGAATCGATTTTGCTAACTGTTATTGTAGCTGTTTTTGTAACGGATACGTGGTTGTCATCAGGAACTGCAGTTACAGTTAAAGTGTGGGTTCCGGCATTCAGGCCTGAAATTAAAATTTCATTGTTCTCATCGACATTAACGAATTTGTCATCAATTTTAGCGGTAACCCTGACAGCTCCGTGAGGTGATACTTTCACCCTTGAAGTTCCGTTATAGTACATGCTTACATCATTAACAGTGATTGAACATTCAGCTTTTTCTACTGTTATTGTTGTTGTTTTGGAAACTGCATTGTGATTTTCATCAGGAATGGTTGTAACGGTCAGGGTATGTGTTCCCGCATCAAGCTGAGGAATTGAAACTGTAAGGCCGTTTACTTCAATGTCTGAATCATCAATTTTAGCTGTAATACCTGTTGCTCCTTCGATTCCAACAGTGAATTCTGCTTTGCTGTCACTGTCCATGGTCAGATCTCCAACATTTCTCAAAAAGGAATCTATTCTGTTTACAGTAATCTTTACTGCAGCGGATGACTGTGTGTAGTTATCATTTCCCGCAAAATTAATGCTCACGTCATATGTTTTTGCATTTAAATTGACTGTAGGTACTTTAATTTGTCCGTTTGCATTTGTAGTATATCTTTCAGCTCCGTTCAATTCAACAGATAAAACAGCGCCGCTGATTGGATTGTTATCGCTGTCTTTTAAAGTCACTGTTAAAGTATCTCCTTTTTTATAATCTGTAGTCAAATCAGATGCAACTATAACCGTGCTTTTCTTATTTTCACCAGCATTTGTATAGTTTTCAGATGATACTTTAAGGCAATCATCATGATTAATGTTGTTGGGTGATGCAGATGATGTGTCTGCATTGACTAAGTTTAATTCTTGATTAAGTTCATCACTTGCAACTGCCGTTTGATTAGCATCACTTGCGCAAACGCTTGCAATGCTGAATAGGCAAATGATTAAACATATAAAAATGAATATTTTTTTAAATTTCATATATTAACACCAAATGTTTATAAACGATAACTATTTTTGTTTTTTGCTTTATTTAACATTTTTTAAAAAAAGATTGTTTCGGCAATAAAAAACTAAAATTAAAAAAATTGTGACTTGACGCCACATTTGGATAAGACTTTGTATGGGTGTGGTTTAAAAAATTCCTTTGGATTTTAACAATTCACGGGGATTGTCAACAATGGCCTTCATTGCTTCATCATGTGTAAGGCCTGCACCTAAAGCTATTTCATATGATTTTTCAAAGGTAATCAAATCGTCCGGAGAGTGTGTATCGGTGTCAACCAGCAGTTTGTTTCCAACCTCACGGGCAATGTTTGCAACATGACCGTTACCGAGGCAGTGACCTTTACGTGCTGAAATCTCCAGATAGATATCATTTTCCAAAGCTATTTCAGCTTCCTCTTTTGTAATGAGGCCCGGATGGCCTAAAATATCAACATGTTCTGATTCAACTGCAGCACGATTTGTTCCGGGAGTTACCGGTTCATTCAATGTCTCACCGTGGACAACTACAATCTTTGCACCTAATTCCTTTGCCCTTGCAGCAATTCCGTCAATGGATTCGCATGGGGCATGGGTTACCTCAGCACC contains:
- a CDS encoding Ig-like domain repeat protein → MKFKKIFIFICLIICLFSIASVCASDANQTAVASDELNQELNLVNADTSSASPNNINHDDCLKVSSENYTNAGENKKSTVIVASDLTTDYKKGDTLTVTLKDSDNNPISGAVLSVELNGAERYTTNANGQIKVPTVNLNAKTYDVSINFAGNDNYTQSSAAVKITVNRIDSFLRNVGDLTMDSDSKAEFTVGIEGATGITAKIDDSDIEVNGLTVSIPQLDAGTHTLTVTTIPDENHNAVSKTTTITVEKAECSITVNDVSMYYNGTSRVKVSPHGAVRVTAKIDDKFVNVDENNEILISGLNAGTHTLTVTAVPDDNHVSVTKTATITVSKIDSVIGVDNINVKYGSDSNITVQTSGAKGFTAKIDGETAEIVGNVVIIPKLDVGTHTLTVTTIPDSNHNPVTKSSTITVIKNDYLSDIRDVTLRYGDSYNMTVNTNGPKFTAKIDGKSVEVSGNKIIFPKLDVGTHTLTVTTVKDANHDSMTKTATILINKAKTKVITANLNGTEGKAMTLIAGTGSVDQVSEGVIIFYEGETKIGEANVDKGIARLSYTPSKAGVYSLLVVYAGTSRFESSSATMKLTVFEKSDDDNESSNIKYSLIVPSGNSTIEINMSSDATGTLTLIIEGVEYKADVVNGICKIPLKDLDDGNYTYTLTYTGDSKYKSFNDIGTLTVNKTKSTTNKTTSKTEIKFPQIGTISAGNSLKFDLPDDATGNITLTVNGETYVYPLDENGKAIVKIPNINAETSPYTITYSGDDKYNSFTRSGTLKSTPTYEPKIIAGNVNVIYSSGSYYTIKVYGTDGKLKNGATVKITGKISKTLTTKNGAATFKITQVPGTYKIKITSLGKTVTKTITVKHVVSLKKVTVKKSAKKLVLQATLSKINGKYLSKKTVTFKFNGKAYKAKTDSKGIAKVTIKSSVLKKLKVGKKVTYQATYLKDTVKNTAQIKK
- a CDS encoding histidinol phosphate phosphatase domain-containing protein, giving the protein MNKRIDLHMHSLFSDGELLPSELARRALKLNHEAIAITDHVDWSNVDTIPAIQDAIDDINANWDITVVLGAEVTHAPCESIDGIAARAKELGAKIVVVHGETLNEPVTPGTNRAAVESEHVDILGHPGLITKEEAEIALENDIYLEISARKGHCLGNGHVANIAREVGNKLLVDTDTHSPDDLITFEKSYEIALGAGLTHDEAMKAIVDNPRELLKSKGIF